A window from Citrobacter amalonaticus encodes these proteins:
- the xdhB gene encoding xanthine dehydrogenase FAD-binding subunit XdhB: MFDFASYHRASDIAEAVSLLARYPQAKLLAGGTDVLIQLHHHNARYRHIVDIHDLPELRGITLSKEERLRIGSATTFSEIIEHPVAQRHLPALCAAATSIAGPQIRNVATYGGNICNGATSADSATPTLIYDATLEIASPKGVRFTSINGFHTGPGKVALEQDEILVAFHFPPQPRAHTGSAHFKYAMRDAMDISTIGCAARCQLDNGGFKELRLAFGVAAPTPVRCQHAESVAQNAPLTHQTLDAIAESVLQDVAPRSSWRASKEFRLHLIQTMTRKVVTEAVVAAGGKLQ, translated from the coding sequence ATGTTTGACTTTGCTTCTTATCATCGCGCTTCAGACATTGCCGAGGCTGTCAGCCTGCTGGCGCGCTATCCGCAGGCGAAACTGCTCGCCGGCGGAACCGACGTACTGATCCAACTTCATCATCACAATGCGCGTTACCGTCATATCGTCGATATCCATGATCTGCCCGAATTACGAGGCATTACCCTGTCGAAGGAAGAAAGGCTGCGTATCGGTTCCGCCACCACCTTTAGCGAGATTATCGAGCATCCCGTCGCGCAACGACATCTGCCAGCCCTGTGTGCGGCAGCTACCTCCATCGCCGGACCGCAAATCCGTAATGTCGCGACCTACGGCGGGAATATCTGTAATGGCGCAACCAGCGCAGACTCGGCGACGCCAACGCTGATTTATGACGCCACGCTTGAGATCGCCTCGCCAAAAGGGGTGCGTTTTACCAGCATCAACGGTTTTCACACCGGCCCCGGAAAAGTTGCTCTCGAGCAAGATGAAATCCTTGTCGCCTTTCATTTCCCGCCGCAGCCGAGAGCACATACCGGCAGCGCGCATTTTAAATATGCCATGCGCGATGCGATGGACATCTCGACCATTGGTTGTGCGGCACGATGCCAACTGGATAACGGCGGTTTTAAAGAACTTCGTCTGGCATTCGGCGTTGCGGCTCCGACGCCAGTTCGCTGTCAGCATGCGGAGAGCGTGGCGCAAAATGCGCCATTGACCCACCAGACGCTGGACGCGATCGCCGAATCCGTTCTGCAGGACGTCGCCCCGCGATCTTCCTGGCGGGCAAGTAAGGAATTTCGTCTGCATCTCATCCAGACGATGACCCGGAAAGTGGTTACTGAAGCCGTTGTCGCGGCGGGAGGAAAGCTGCAATGA
- the xdhC gene encoding xanthine dehydrogenase iron sulfur-binding subunit XdhC → MNDTNRITLECVINDHPFQLSIMPGMPLSELLREQGLLSVKQGCCVGECGACTVLVDGTAIDSCLYLAAWAAGKQIRTLEGESAGSQLSRVQMAYATSGAVQCGFCTPGLIMATTALLAKPREKPLTILEIRRGLAGNLCRCTGYQMIVDTVQRCTEPE, encoded by the coding sequence ATGAATGACACTAACCGAATCACGCTGGAATGCGTCATTAATGATCACCCTTTTCAGCTCAGCATCATGCCGGGGATGCCGCTCTCTGAACTCCTGCGCGAACAAGGGTTGTTGAGCGTCAAACAGGGATGCTGTGTCGGTGAATGCGGAGCCTGTACGGTGCTGGTTGACGGTACGGCCATCGACAGTTGCCTGTACCTTGCCGCGTGGGCAGCAGGAAAACAGATCCGTACCCTGGAAGGTGAATCGGCTGGCAGTCAGCTCTCGCGTGTTCAGATGGCTTATGCGACATCCGGTGCCGTGCAGTGTGGTTTTTGCACGCCGGGTCTGATTATGGCGACCACCGCATTGCTGGCAAAACCGCGTGAAAAACCATTAACCATTCTGGAGATCCGTCGTGGTCTGGCGGGGAATTTGTGCCGTTGTACTGGCTATCAGATGATTGTCGATACCGTCCAGCGCTGCACTGAGCCTGAATAA
- a CDS encoding sigma-54 interaction domain-containing protein, protein MVLATTQSILMQIQPTIQRFARMLASVLQLEVEIVDDNLCRVAGTGAYGKYLGRPLSGNSRLLRYVLESKKEKVVTHSRFDPLCEGCDSKDNCREKAFLGTPVILQDRCVGVISLIAVTHEQQEHINDNLREFSDYVRHISTIFVSKLLEDQSGSDNISKIFSTMIENMDQGVLVIDEDNRVQFANQTALKILGAVQNNMVGKSVRFRPLTFESNFTHGHMQHIVSWDDKSELIIGQLHHVQGRQLFLMAFHQSHTSSSVSIATDEPHIEQLVGECRVMRQLKRLIGRIAPSPSSVMIVGESGTGKEVVARAIHKLSDRRNKPFIAINCAAIPEQLLESELFGYVKGAFTGASANGKTGLIQAANSGTLFLDEIGDMPLMLQAKLLRAIEAREVLPLGASSPVQVDIRIISATNQNLGQFIAEGKFREDLFYRLNVIPLTLPPLRERQDDIELLVHYFLHLHTRRLGLVYPGIAPDVVTLLRHHQWPGNLRELSNLMEYLVNVVPSGEVIDSTLLPPNLINNGKAPESVGAVAHAAQLLSEDTGGTALEEMEKQMIREALSRHSNKKQVADELGIGIATLYRKIKKYELLNA, encoded by the coding sequence ATGGTGCTTGCAACAACGCAGTCCATTTTGATGCAGATTCAACCTACCATTCAGCGTTTCGCCAGAATGCTTGCCAGCGTTTTGCAACTCGAAGTTGAGATCGTCGATGATAACCTCTGCCGCGTCGCGGGAACCGGCGCTTACGGGAAATACCTCGGACGCCCGTTGAGCGGTAACTCCAGACTGTTGCGCTATGTACTGGAAAGTAAAAAAGAAAAGGTTGTGACGCATTCCCGCTTTGACCCGCTCTGTGAAGGCTGCGATAGCAAAGATAACTGTCGCGAGAAGGCTTTTCTGGGAACCCCCGTCATTCTGCAGGACCGCTGTGTAGGAGTGATCAGTTTGATTGCCGTAACGCATGAACAGCAGGAACATATCAATGACAACCTGCGCGAGTTTTCAGACTATGTTCGCCATATATCCACTATTTTTGTTTCAAAACTTCTTGAAGATCAGAGTGGGAGTGACAACATCAGTAAAATATTTTCGACAATGATCGAGAATATGGATCAAGGTGTATTGGTCATTGATGAAGACAACCGCGTACAGTTCGCGAATCAAACCGCGTTAAAAATTCTTGGTGCGGTGCAGAATAATATGGTGGGAAAGTCGGTCAGGTTTCGGCCATTAACGTTTGAAAGTAATTTCACGCACGGGCATATGCAGCATATCGTCTCCTGGGATGATAAAAGTGAACTGATCATTGGTCAGTTGCATCATGTGCAGGGACGGCAGTTATTCCTGATGGCCTTCCATCAGTCGCATACCAGTTCCTCTGTATCGATTGCCACCGATGAACCGCATATTGAACAACTGGTGGGTGAATGCCGGGTTATGCGCCAGCTTAAGCGGCTGATCGGCCGTATTGCCCCCAGTCCGTCCAGCGTCATGATTGTGGGGGAGAGCGGCACCGGAAAAGAGGTGGTCGCGCGCGCCATTCACAAACTCAGCGATCGACGCAATAAACCGTTTATCGCCATCAACTGCGCGGCGATACCGGAGCAGTTGCTGGAAAGTGAACTGTTTGGCTATGTTAAAGGCGCATTCACCGGCGCCTCCGCCAATGGGAAAACGGGCCTGATACAGGCGGCAAACAGTGGAACGCTGTTTCTCGATGAAATTGGCGATATGCCCTTGATGCTACAGGCTAAACTGCTCAGGGCGATTGAAGCGAGGGAAGTGTTGCCGCTTGGCGCGAGCAGTCCGGTTCAGGTCGACATCCGCATTATTTCAGCTACCAATCAGAACCTCGGGCAGTTTATCGCCGAAGGCAAATTCCGCGAAGATCTGTTCTATCGACTGAACGTCATCCCACTGACTCTGCCCCCGCTACGTGAACGACAGGACGATATTGAGCTACTGGTGCACTATTTCCTGCATCTGCATACTCGCCGTTTAGGGCTGGTCTATCCGGGGATTGCACCGGATGTAGTGACCCTGCTCAGACACCATCAGTGGCCAGGAAATCTGCGTGAATTAAGCAACCTGATGGAATATCTGGTCAACGTGGTCCCTTCAGGCGAGGTGATCGACAGTACGCTTTTACCGCCAAATCTGATCAACAACGGTAAAGCGCCGGAATCCGTTGGAGCGGTCGCTCATGCGGCGCAGTTGCTGTCTGAGGATACCGGCGGAACCGCGCTGGAAGAGATGGAAAAGCAGATGATTCGCGAAGCGCTATCTCGCCACTCCAACAAAAAACAGGTGGCGGATGAGTTAGGCATTGGGATTGCCACGCTTTATCGCAAAATTAAAAAGTACGAGCTGCTGAACGCATAA
- the ygeW gene encoding knotted carbamoyltransferase YgeW, with protein MKTVNELIKDINSLTSHLHEKDFLLTWEQTPDELKQVLDVAAALKMLRAENIATKVFNSGLGISVFRDNSTRTRFSYASALNLLGLAQQDLDEGKSQIAHGETVRETANMISFCADAIGIRDDMYLGAGNAYMREVGAALDDGYKQGVLPQRPALVNLQCDIDHPTQAMADLAWLREHFGSLENLKGKKIAMTWAYSPSYGKPLSVPQGIIGLMTRFGMDVTLAHPEGYDLIPDVIEVAKNNANASGGSFRQVTSMEEAFKDADIVYPKSWAPYKVMEERTELLRANDHAALKELERQCLEQNAKHKNWHCTEEMMQLTRDGEALYMHCLPADISGVSCKEGEVTDAVFEKYRIATYKEASWKPYIIAAMILSRKYPKPGVLLEQLLKEAQPRVK; from the coding sequence ATGAAAACTGTTAATGAGCTGATAAAGGATATCAATTCGCTGACCTCACACCTTCACGAGAAGGATTTTTTGCTTACGTGGGAACAGACGCCGGATGAACTGAAACAAGTCCTGGACGTCGCTGCTGCGCTGAAGATGCTGCGTGCCGAAAACATCGCGACCAAAGTCTTCAATAGTGGATTAGGGATTTCCGTTTTCCGCGATAACTCCACCCGTACCCGCTTTTCTTACGCGTCCGCCCTTAACCTGCTCGGCCTGGCTCAGCAGGATCTGGACGAAGGAAAATCACAAATCGCACACGGCGAAACCGTCCGCGAAACGGCCAATATGATCTCCTTCTGCGCCGACGCCATTGGTATTCGCGACGACATGTATCTTGGTGCGGGCAACGCCTATATGCGTGAAGTCGGCGCCGCGCTGGATGACGGCTACAAACAGGGCGTGCTGCCGCAGCGTCCGGCGTTAGTTAACCTGCAATGCGATATCGACCATCCAACACAGGCGATGGCGGATTTGGCCTGGCTACGTGAACATTTTGGTTCGCTGGAAAACCTTAAGGGTAAAAAAATCGCCATGACCTGGGCCTACTCACCCAGCTACGGCAAACCCCTCTCTGTGCCACAAGGCATTATCGGTCTGATGACCCGCTTCGGTATGGACGTCACCCTGGCGCATCCGGAAGGATATGACCTGATCCCGGACGTGATTGAAGTGGCGAAAAACAACGCGAACGCGTCCGGCGGCAGCTTCCGCCAGGTCACCAGCATGGAAGAAGCCTTCAAAGATGCCGACATCGTCTATCCGAAATCATGGGCGCCTTACAAAGTGATGGAAGAACGTACCGAACTTCTGCGCGCCAACGATCACGCGGCCCTGAAAGAGCTGGAAAGACAGTGTCTTGAGCAAAACGCAAAGCATAAAAACTGGCACTGCACTGAAGAAATGATGCAACTCACCCGCGACGGCGAAGCGCTGTATATGCACTGCCTGCCCGCGGATATCAGCGGCGTCTCCTGCAAAGAAGGGGAAGTCACCGACGCCGTATTCGAAAAATACCGCATCGCAACGTACAAAGAAGCCAGTTGGAAGCCCTACATCATCGCCGCGATGATCCTCTCCCGCAAATATCCGAAGCCTGGCGTACTGCTGGAGCAGTTGTTGAAAGAAGCGCAACCACGCGTGAAATAA
- the dpaL gene encoding diaminopropionate ammonia-lyase: MSVFSLKIDIADNRFYNGETSPLFSQKQAKVARQFHQKIAGYHPTPLCALDDLAQLFGVKKILVKDESKRFGLNAFKMLGGAFAIACLLCEKYHLDIETLSFEQLKNAIGEKMTFATTTDGNHGRGIAWAAQQLGQHAVVYMPKGSAQERVDAILNLGAECIVTDMNYDDTVRLTMQHAQQNGWEVVQDTAWEGYTKIPTWIMQGYATLADEAVEQMRSLDVTPTHVLLQAGVGAMAGGVLGYLVDVYGPQNLHSIIVEPDKADCIYRSGVKGDIVNVGGDMATIMAGLACGEPNPLGWEILRNCATQFISCQDSVAALGMRVLGNPFGSDPRVISGESGAVGLGVLAAVHHHPQRQALMDKLALDKDAVVLVISTEGDTDVKHYREVVWEGKHPVAL; the protein is encoded by the coding sequence ATGTCCGTTTTCTCACTGAAGATCGATATTGCCGATAACCGCTTTTACAACGGTGAAACATCGCCCCTTTTTTCGCAAAAACAGGCCAAAGTGGCTCGCCAGTTCCATCAAAAGATCGCGGGCTACCACCCAACGCCGCTCTGTGCGCTGGATGACCTCGCCCAACTGTTTGGCGTGAAAAAAATCCTCGTCAAAGATGAGTCAAAACGCTTTGGACTGAACGCGTTCAAGATGCTCGGCGGGGCTTTTGCCATCGCCTGCCTGTTGTGTGAGAAATATCATCTTGATATTGAGACGCTCTCTTTCGAACAGCTCAAAAACGCCATCGGCGAAAAAATGACGTTTGCCACCACCACCGACGGTAACCACGGTCGCGGTATTGCCTGGGCGGCACAACAACTCGGACAACATGCGGTGGTTTACATGCCGAAAGGCTCAGCGCAAGAACGCGTGGACGCCATTCTCAACCTCGGCGCGGAGTGCATTGTCACCGACATGAACTATGACGATACCGTTCGTCTGACCATGCAGCACGCCCAACAAAACGGCTGGGAAGTGGTGCAGGACACCGCCTGGGAAGGTTACACCAAAATCCCCACCTGGATTATGCAGGGCTACGCCACGCTGGCCGATGAGGCCGTTGAGCAAATGCGCTCCCTGGACGTCACACCGACCCACGTGCTGTTACAGGCTGGCGTTGGCGCCATGGCGGGCGGCGTGCTGGGCTATCTGGTCGACGTCTATGGCCCGCAAAACCTGCACAGCATTATCGTCGAACCGGACAAAGCGGACTGTATTTATCGTTCCGGCGTGAAAGGCGACATCGTCAACGTTGGGGGAGATATGGCAACCATCATGGCCGGTCTGGCCTGTGGTGAACCTAACCCGCTCGGCTGGGAAATTCTGCGCAACTGCGCCACCCAATTTATCTCCTGCCAGGACAGCGTCGCCGCGCTGGGCATGCGCGTGCTGGGTAATCCTTTTGGCAGCGACCCACGGGTGATCTCCGGCGAGTCCGGCGCCGTAGGATTGGGCGTTCTGGCTGCCGTCCATCATCACCCACAGCGCCAGGCCCTGATGGACAAACTGGCGTTAGATAAAGATGCCGTTGTGCTGGTCATCAGTACCGAAGGCGATACCGATGTGAAGCACTACCGGGAAGTGGTCTGGGAAGGCAAACATCCGGTCGCACTGTAA
- a CDS encoding YgeY family selenium metabolism-linked hydrolase — protein sequence MAKHIPFKLILEKANDYKEDMTRFLRDMVAIPSESCDEKRVIHRIKQEMEKVGFDKVEIDPMGNILGYIGHGPRLVAMDAHIDTVGIGNINNWNFDPYEGMETDELIGGRGTSDQEGGMASMVYAGKIIKDLGLEDEYTLLVTGTVQEEDCDGLCWQYIIEQSGIRPEFVVSTEPTDCQVYRGQRGRMEIRIDVQGVSCHGSAPERGDNAIFKMGPILNELQELSQHLAYDEFLGKGTLTVSEIFFTSPSRCAVADSCAVSIDRRLTWGETWEGALEEIRALPAVKKANAVVSMYNYDRPSWTGLVYPTECYFPTWKVEEDHFTVKALVNAYEGLFGKAPVVDKWTFSTNGVSIMGRHGIPVIGFGPGKEPEAHAPNEKTWKSHLVTCAAMYAAIPLSWLATK from the coding sequence ATGGCTAAGCACATTCCTTTTAAACTGATTCTTGAAAAAGCAAACGACTACAAAGAAGACATGACGCGTTTCCTGCGCGACATGGTCGCCATTCCCAGCGAAAGCTGCGATGAAAAACGGGTTATCCATCGCATCAAACAAGAAATGGAGAAAGTCGGTTTCGATAAAGTCGAGATCGACCCGATGGGCAACATTCTGGGATACATCGGCCATGGCCCGCGCCTGGTCGCAATGGACGCGCATATCGACACGGTCGGTATCGGCAACATCAACAACTGGAATTTTGATCCCTATGAAGGGATGGAGACCGATGAACTGATCGGTGGACGCGGCACATCTGACCAGGAAGGCGGCATGGCGTCCATGGTTTACGCCGGGAAGATCATTAAAGATCTCGGTCTGGAAGATGAGTACACGCTGCTGGTCACCGGCACGGTACAGGAAGAGGACTGCGATGGTCTGTGCTGGCAGTACATCATTGAGCAATCCGGTATCCGTCCGGAGTTTGTTGTCAGTACCGAGCCGACTGATTGCCAGGTTTATCGTGGACAGCGCGGGCGCATGGAAATACGCATTGATGTGCAGGGAGTCAGTTGTCACGGTTCCGCCCCGGAACGCGGCGATAACGCCATTTTTAAAATGGGACCAATCCTCAACGAGTTACAGGAATTGTCACAACATCTGGCTTATGACGAATTCCTCGGTAAAGGGACCTTAACCGTTTCCGAAATCTTCTTCACCTCGCCAAGCCGCTGCGCCGTGGCGGACAGTTGCGCCGTCTCCATCGACCGTCGTCTGACCTGGGGTGAAACCTGGGAAGGCGCGCTGGAAGAGATTCGCGCCCTGCCGGCTGTAAAAAAAGCCAATGCGGTGGTCTCGATGTACAACTATGACCGCCCTTCCTGGACCGGGCTGGTTTACCCGACCGAATGCTACTTCCCAACCTGGAAAGTGGAAGAAGATCACTTCACCGTCAAAGCGCTGGTCAATGCCTATGAAGGTCTGTTCGGCAAAGCACCGGTGGTCGACAAGTGGACGTTCTCCACCAACGGCGTATCGATTATGGGACGTCACGGTATTCCGGTGATCGGTTTTGGTCCGGGTAAAGAACCCGAAGCCCACGCGCCAAATGAAAAAACCTGGAAATCACATCTGGTGACCTGCGCCGCGATGTACGCTGCCATTCCACTGTCCTGGCTGGCAACGAAATAA
- the hydA gene encoding dihydropyrimidinase: MRVLIKNGIVVNADGQAKQDLLIENGIVRQRDAEITPPPSCEVIDAAGCYVFPGGVDVHTHFNIDTGLARSCDDFFTGTRAAACGGTTTIIDHMGFGPSGCRLRHQLEVYQGYAAHKAAIDYSFHGVIQHVNHAILDEIPMMVEEGISSFKLYLTYQYKLNDDETLQVLRRLHKSGALTTVHPENDAAIASKRAEFIAAGLTSPRYHALSRPLECEAEAIARMINLAQLAGNAPLYIVHLSNGLGLDYLRLAKANHQPVWIETCPQYLLLDERRYDGEDGLNFILSPPLRNVREQDKLWCGISDGAIDVVATDHCTFSMAQRQQISGGDFSRCPNGLPGVENRLQLLFSEGVMSGRITPERFVALTSATPARLFGVWPQKGQLAPGADGDVVIIDPRQSQTIHHAHLHDNADYSPWEGFRCQGAIVRTLSRGETIFCDGVFTGKAGRGRFLRRKPFTPPGVGETDNCV, from the coding sequence ATGCGCGTATTGATTAAAAATGGCATTGTCGTTAACGCCGACGGACAGGCTAAACAGGACCTGCTGATTGAGAACGGTATCGTTCGTCAACGGGATGCGGAGATTACGCCGCCCCCTTCGTGTGAAGTGATTGATGCTGCGGGATGTTACGTTTTTCCCGGCGGCGTGGATGTACATACGCATTTCAATATCGACACCGGCCTCGCCCGTAGCTGTGATGATTTTTTTACCGGCACCCGCGCCGCGGCGTGTGGCGGTACAACAACCATTATTGACCATATGGGATTTGGCCCGTCAGGCTGTCGCCTGCGCCATCAACTGGAAGTCTACCAGGGGTACGCCGCGCACAAAGCGGCGATCGACTACAGTTTCCATGGCGTCATTCAGCACGTCAATCATGCCATCCTCGACGAGATCCCGATGATGGTGGAAGAAGGCATCAGCAGCTTCAAGCTCTATCTGACCTACCAGTACAAACTCAACGATGATGAAACCTTGCAGGTGCTGCGCCGTTTGCACAAGTCCGGCGCGCTGACCACCGTCCACCCGGAAAACGACGCCGCCATCGCCAGTAAACGGGCCGAATTCATTGCCGCTGGCTTAACGTCGCCACGCTATCACGCCCTGAGCAGACCGCTGGAATGTGAAGCCGAAGCCATCGCCCGGATGATTAACCTTGCGCAGTTAGCGGGAAACGCGCCGTTGTATATCGTCCACCTGTCCAATGGCCTGGGATTGGACTATTTACGCCTGGCGAAAGCGAATCATCAGCCCGTGTGGATAGAGACCTGTCCGCAATATCTGCTGCTGGATGAACGCCGTTATGACGGGGAAGACGGCCTGAACTTCATTCTCAGCCCGCCGTTACGCAATGTACGCGAGCAGGACAAGCTCTGGTGCGGCATCAGTGACGGCGCCATTGACGTGGTGGCGACTGACCACTGCACCTTCTCAATGGCGCAGCGCCAGCAGATCTCAGGCGGCGATTTCAGCCGCTGCCCGAATGGTTTGCCCGGCGTGGAAAACCGCCTGCAACTGCTCTTTTCTGAAGGTGTGATGAGCGGGCGAATTACCCCTGAACGCTTTGTCGCGTTAACCAGCGCGACGCCTGCCAGGCTGTTCGGCGTGTGGCCGCAGAAGGGGCAACTGGCACCTGGCGCTGATGGCGATGTGGTGATTATCGATCCCCGCCAGAGCCAGACGATCCATCATGCTCACCTGCACGATAACGCTGATTATTCGCCCTGGGAGGGGTTCCGCTGTCAGGGTGCGATTGTCAGAACGCTGTCGCGTGGCGAAACGATCTTCTGCGATGGCGTCTTTACAGGGAAAGCAGGCCGGGGCCGCTTCTTACGACGTAAGCCGTTTACCCCGCCCGGCGTGGGTGAAACAGATAACTGTGTATGA
- the arcC gene encoding carbamate kinase gives MRKKIVLALGGNALGEDLAGQMQAVKITAQAIVDLIAQGHEVIVTHGNGPQVGMINQAFEAAAKTEAHSPMLPMSVCVALSQGYIGYDLQNALREELLSRGMHKPVATLVTQVEVDAHDPAFLNPTKPIGSFFTQQEAEQLEKQGYTLREDAGRGYRRVVASPKPVDIIEKETVKALVEAGQVVITVGGGGIPVIREGNHLRGASAVIDKDWASARLAEMIDADMLIILTAVEKVAINFGKENEQWLDRLSLSDAERFISEGHFAKGSMLPKVEAAASFARSRPGREALITVLSKAKEGIEGKTGTVICQ, from the coding sequence ATGAGGAAGAAAATTGTTCTCGCGCTGGGTGGTAACGCGTTGGGTGAGGATCTGGCCGGACAGATGCAGGCCGTCAAAATCACCGCGCAGGCCATTGTGGATCTCATTGCGCAGGGTCATGAGGTTATCGTGACTCATGGTAACGGGCCGCAGGTGGGTATGATCAACCAGGCATTCGAAGCCGCGGCAAAAACAGAGGCGCACTCGCCAATGCTACCGATGTCCGTCTGCGTGGCATTGAGCCAGGGCTATATCGGTTACGATCTGCAAAACGCGCTGCGCGAAGAATTGCTCTCACGCGGGATGCACAAACCTGTCGCCACACTGGTGACGCAGGTAGAAGTCGACGCCCACGATCCTGCGTTTCTGAACCCCACCAAACCCATCGGTTCATTCTTCACACAGCAGGAAGCGGAACAGCTGGAAAAACAAGGTTATACGCTTAGAGAAGATGCCGGACGTGGTTATCGTCGTGTCGTGGCCTCGCCTAAGCCGGTGGACATCATTGAGAAAGAAACCGTTAAGGCGCTGGTTGAGGCCGGACAGGTGGTTATTACCGTGGGCGGAGGCGGTATTCCGGTGATTCGCGAAGGCAACCATCTGCGGGGGGCCAGCGCGGTGATCGATAAGGACTGGGCCAGTGCCCGCCTGGCAGAGATGATCGACGCGGATATGCTCATCATCCTGACGGCGGTCGAAAAAGTGGCTATTAACTTCGGTAAAGAAAATGAGCAATGGCTGGATCGCCTGTCGTTGAGCGATGCGGAACGCTTTATCAGCGAAGGGCATTTCGCTAAAGGTTCTATGTTGCCGAAAGTGGAGGCCGCAGCGTCGTTCGCCCGCTCCCGCCCCGGTCGGGAAGCCTTGATCACGGTGCTCAGTAAAGCGAAAGAAGGGATTGAGGGAAAAACCGGAACGGTTATCTGCCAGTAA
- the yqeB gene encoding selenium-dependent molybdenum cofactor biosynthesis protein YqeB, giving the protein MNIFTEAAKLEEQNRPFALAQIVDSRGSTPRHSAQMLVHQDGSIVGTIGGGMVERKVIDEALLALQERKPRMFHGRMARNGADAVGSDCGGAMSVFISVHGLRPRLVLIGGGHVNRAIAQGAALLGFDIAVADVYRESVNPDAFPPSVQLLHADSFTAAVDALEIRPDNFVLIATNNQDREALDKLIEQPVAWLGLLASRRKVQLFMRQLREKGVGEEHIARLHAPVGYNIGAETPQEIAVSVLAEILQVKNNAPGGLMMRTAHPSGHQRVVIRGAGDIASGVALRLFHAGFKVIMLEVEKPTVIRRSVAFAQAVFDGEMIVEGVTARLATSSAEAAALAERGFIPILVDPAGSLIDALKPVCVVDAILAKQNLGTRKDMAPVTIALGPGFTAGEDCHAVIETNRGHWLGQVIYAGCAQENTGIPGNIMGHTARRVIRAPAAGIMRARVKLGDLVEEGEVIAWIGENEIMAPLSGMVRGLLSDGLAVVGGFKIGDIDPRGETADFTSVSDKARAIGGGVLEALMMLMHQGVKSTNEVLEVA; this is encoded by the coding sequence ATGAATATTTTCACAGAGGCTGCAAAACTTGAAGAGCAAAACCGCCCATTTGCGCTGGCGCAGATTGTCGATAGCCGGGGGTCCACGCCCCGCCATTCGGCACAGATGCTGGTACATCAGGATGGGTCTATCGTCGGGACTATCGGCGGAGGCATGGTGGAGCGCAAGGTGATCGACGAAGCGCTGCTGGCGTTACAGGAAAGAAAGCCGCGTATGTTTCATGGCCGGATGGCCCGCAACGGCGCCGATGCCGTTGGCTCGGACTGCGGCGGCGCGATGTCGGTTTTTATTAGCGTGCACGGCCTGCGCCCGCGACTGGTGTTAATCGGCGGCGGGCATGTCAACCGGGCGATTGCCCAGGGGGCAGCGCTGTTAGGGTTTGATATTGCCGTAGCGGATGTTTATCGCGAAAGCGTTAACCCGGACGCTTTTCCTCCCTCGGTACAGTTGTTACATGCCGATTCTTTTACCGCGGCAGTGGATGCGCTGGAGATCCGTCCGGACAACTTTGTGCTTATCGCGACGAACAATCAGGATCGGGAAGCGCTGGACAAATTGATCGAGCAACCCGTCGCGTGGCTGGGTTTGCTGGCAAGCCGTCGTAAAGTGCAGTTGTTTATGCGTCAGTTACGGGAGAAGGGCGTCGGTGAAGAGCACATTGCCCGCCTGCATGCGCCGGTGGGTTACAACATTGGTGCTGAAACGCCGCAGGAGATTGCGGTCAGCGTGTTGGCGGAGATCTTACAGGTTAAAAATAATGCGCCTGGTGGACTGATGATGCGCACCGCGCATCCGTCCGGCCATCAGCGGGTGGTGATTCGTGGCGCGGGAGATATCGCCAGCGGCGTGGCGCTGCGATTGTTCCATGCCGGTTTCAAAGTGATCATGCTGGAAGTGGAGAAACCGACCGTCATTCGCCGCAGCGTTGCGTTCGCGCAGGCCGTCTTTGATGGTGAAATGATCGTGGAAGGCGTGACGGCAAGACTGGCCACCTCGTCAGCAGAAGCGGCGGCGTTAGCCGAGCGTGGTTTTATCCCGATTCTGGTCGATCCAGCCGGTTCGCTGATTGACGCACTGAAACCCGTCTGCGTAGTGGATGCGATTCTGGCAAAACAAAATCTGGGTACGCGAAAAGATATGGCTCCTGTGACCATTGCGTTGGGGCCTGGGTTTACTGCGGGTGAAGACTGCCATGCGGTGATTGAAACAAATCGTGGACACTGGCTGGGTCAGGTGATTTACGCCGGTTGTGCACAGGAAAATACCGGGATACCCGGCAATATCATGGGGCATACCGCACGACGGGTGATTCGTGCACCCGCCGCAGGCATCATGCGCGCCAGAGTGAAATTAGGCGATCTGGTAGAAGAGGGCGAGGTGATTGCCTGGATTGGCGAAAACGAAATCATGGCACCGCTGTCGGGGATGGTGCGCGGCCTGTTAAGTGACGGGCTGGCGGTGGTGGGCGGTTTTAAAATCGGCGATATCGACCCGCGCGGCGAGACGGCGGATTTTACCAGCGTCTCTGATAAAGCGAGAGCGATAGGCGGCGGAGTGCTGGAAGCGCTCATGATGCTGATGCATCAGGGAGTGAAGTCAACAAATGAGGTGCTTGAAGTGGCGTAA